The proteins below come from a single Excalfactoria chinensis isolate bCotChi1 chromosome 7, bCotChi1.hap2, whole genome shotgun sequence genomic window:
- the LOC140255150 gene encoding UDP-glucuronosyltransferase 1A1-like has translation MALVFPSHPQVSVLLLLLLSVLSLAAGGKLLVVPVDGSHWFSMREVMEVLKQKGHEIVVVAPEISLQIKPSENFIMKIYPVPFTYQEMVGNFRAFLKDVFEEGSFLERFHRLRERSKELFELGFIACEQLLKNKELIRYLEQSNFDALFTDPALPCGAIVAEHLSIPSVYLLRGIPCGLDNEATQCPSPPSYIPRLFTDHTDHMNFLQRVKNVIFDTSNLFLCDFLYKPYEKLASEFLQRDVTVLDLLRKASVWLLRYDFALDYPRPLMPNIIVVGGVNCAHKQLPQILYETVCYEQGYFQIQNSTGISQVVEVQAKKQQKFLNFFQDCTAYKRYSLLF, from the exons ATGGCCCTGGTATTTCCTTCTCATCCACAAGTCTCAGTGttactgcttctgctgctgtctgtgctcagcTTGGCTGCAGGTGGGAAACTGCTGGTGGTGCCAGTAGATGGAAGTCATTGGTTCAGCATGCGGGAAGTGATGGaagttctgaagcagaaaggaCATGAAATAGTCGTCGTTGCTCCTGAAATCAGTTTACAAATAAAGCCATCAGAGAATTTTATCATGAAAATCTACCCAGTCCCTTTTACATATCAGGAGATGGTTGGCAATTTCCGGGCGTTTTTAAAGGATGTGTTTGAAGAAGGATCATTTCTGGAACGATTTCATAGATTACGGGAAAGATCGAAAGAACTCTTTGAGTTAGGCTTCATAGCCTGTGAAcagttactgaaaaacaaagagctcATCAGATATCTTGAGCAGAGTAACTTTGATGCTCTCTTTACGGACCCTGCACTGCCCTGTGGAGCAATAGTGGCTGAGCATCTTTCCATCCCTTCTGTGTATTTACTGAGGGGAATACCATGTGGCTTAGATAATGAGGCCACTCAGTGTCCCAGTCCTCCTTCTTATATTCCCAGGCTATTTACAGACCATACAGATCACATGAACTTCCTCCAGCGTGTGAAGAATGTCATCTTTGACACCTcaaatcttttcctttgtgaCTTTCTTTATAAACCATATGAAAAACTGGCTTCTGAGTTCCTTCAGCGAGACGTGACTGTGCTAGATCTCTTACGCAAGGCTTCTGTGTGGCTTCTGAGGTATGACTTTGCGTTAGATTATCCAAGGCCATTGATGCCCAACATAATTGTAGTTGGAGGAGTGAACTGTGCTCACAAGCAGCTACCTCAG ATATTGTA TGAGACTGTCTGTTATGAACAAGGGTATTTCCAGATCCAGAATTCAACAGGGATCTCACAGGTCGTGGAAGTGCaagcaaagaagcagcagaaattctTGAATTTCTTCCAGGACTGCACTGCGTATAAGAGATATTCTTTGCTCTTCTAG
- the LOC140255151 gene encoding UDP-glucuronosyltransferase 1A1-like yields the protein MALVLPSHPQVSLSLLLLLSLLSLAAGGKLLVVPVGGSHWLSLREVLVGLRQKGHEIVVVSPEFNLHVKASDNFTMKLYQVPVTEEEINGDFEAFLKETFEEGSFLERFRRVQGRVKRLFDLGFIACEQLLKNKELIRYLEESNFDALFTDPVLPCGTIVAEHLSIPSVYLLRGMPCGLDNEATQCPSPPSYIPRLFTDHTDHMNFLQRVKNVIFDTSNLFLCDFLYKPYEKLASEFLQRDVTVLDLLRKASVWLLRYDFVLDYPRPLMPNIIVVGGVNCAHKQLPQVGRALFLIVVLLEFCAPKNVILYIR from the coding sequence ATGGCCCTGGTACTTCCTTCTCATCCACAAGTCTCACTGtcgctgcttctgctgctgtccttgCTCAGCTTGGCTGCAGGTGGGAAGCTACTGGTGGTGCCAGTAGGTGGGAGCCATTGGCTCAGCCTGCGGGAAGTGTTAGTTGGACTCAGGCAGAAAGGACATGAAATAGTTGTCGTTTCACCTGAATTCAATTTACATGTAAAGGCATCAGACAATTTTACAATGAAGCTGTACCAAGTCCCTGTTACAGAGGAAGAGATAAACGGAGATTTCGAGGCATTTTTAAAGGAGACATTTGAAGAAGGATCATTTCTGGAAAGGTTTCGTAGAGTACAAGGAAGAGTGAAAAGACTCTTTGATTTAGGCTTCATAGCCTGTGAAcagttactgaaaaacaaagagctcATCAGATATCTCGAGGAGAGTAACTTTGATGCTCTCTTTACGGACCCTGTACTGCCCTGTGGAACAATAGTGGCTGAGCATCTTTCCATCCCTTCTGTGTATTTACTGAGGGGAATGCCATGTGGCTTAGATAATGAGGCCACTCAGTGTCCCAGTCCCCCTTCTTATATTCCCAGGCTATTTACAGACCATACAGATCACATGAACTTCCTCCAGCGTGTGAAGAATGTCATCTTTGACACCTCTAATCTTTTCCTTTGTGACTTTCTTTATAAACCATATGAAAAACTGGCTTCTGAGTTCCTTCAGCGAGACGTGACTGTGCTAGATCTCTTACGCAAGGCTTCTGTGTGGCTTCTGAGGTATGACTTTGTGTTAGATTATCCAAGGCCATTGATGCCCAACATAATTGTAGTTGGAGGAGTGAACTGTGCTCACAAGCAGCTACCTCAGGTGGGTCgtgctctgtttttaattgttgttcTTTTAGAGTTCTGTGCTCctaaaaatgtgattttgtaTATCAGATAG
- the LOC140255147 gene encoding UDP-glucuronosyltransferase 1A1-like gives MALVLPSHPQVSVLLLLLLSVLSLAAGGKLLVTSVDGSPWFSLLEILEVLKQKGHEIVVVAPEVNLNVKPSENFILKTYPGTIPQEETDSSFDIFLKDVFVDGSFLERFFKVRENIKKVSDLNLIACKQLLYNKELMRYLEESNFDALITDPGLPCGAILAEHLSIPSVHFMRLIPCELDFEATQCPGPLSYVPRAFTDNTDHMTFLQRVKNVIFGTSNLFLCDFLFKPYEELASEFLQRDVTVLDLYGRASIWLLRYEFVLEYPRPLMPNMIVVGGVNCAHKQLPQTSFSQLAEDRQVSVISVVKLSAMNEGISKDRMNRDVTGDENSS, from the exons ATGGCCCTGGTACTTCCTTCTCATCCACAAGTCTCAgtgttgctgcttctgctgctgtccGTGCTCAGCTTGGCTGCAGGTGGGAAGCTGCTGGTGACGTCTGTGGATGGCAGTCCCTGGTTCAGCTTGCTGGAAATTTTAGaagttctgaagcagaaaggaCATGAAATAGTCGTCGTTGCACCTGAAGTCAATTTAAACGTAAAGCCATCAGAGAATTTTATCCTGAAAACCTATCCAGGTACCATCCCTCAGGAAGAGACGGATAGCAgttttgatatatttttaaaggatgtaTTTGTTGATGGCTCATTTCTGGAAAGATTTTTTAAAGTAcgtgaaaatataaaaaaagtCTCTGACTTAAACCTCATAGCCTGTAAACAATTACTGTACAACAAAGAACTTATGAGATATCTCGAGGAGAGTAACTTCGATGCTCTCATTACGGACCCTGGATTACCTTGTGGAGCTATACTGGCTGAGCATCTTTCCATTCCTTCTGTGCATTTCATGAGGTTGATACCATGTGAGTTAGATTTTGAGGCCACTCAATGTCCCGGTCCCCTTTCTTATGTACCCAGAGCATTTACAGACAATACAGATCACATGACTTTCCTTCAGCGTGTGAAGAATGTCATCTTCGGCACAtcaaatctttttctttgtgactttctttttaaaccatATGAAGAACTGGCTTCTGAGTTCCTTCAGCGAGATGTGACCGTGCTAGATCTCTATGGCAGGGCTTCCATATGGCTTCTGAGGTATGAATTTGTGTTAGAATATCCAAGGCCATTGATGCCCAACATGATTGTAGTTGGAGGAGTGAACTGTGCTCACAAGCAGCTACCTCAG ACATCGTTCTCCCAGTTGGCTGAGGATAGGCAAGTGAGTGTGATAAGTGTGG TGAAATTGTCAGCTATGAATGAGGGTATTTCCAAAGACAGGATGAACAGGGATGTCACAGGTGATGAAAACTCAAGCTAA
- the LOC140255148 gene encoding LOW QUALITY PROTEIN: UDP-glucuronosyltransferase 1A1-like (The sequence of the model RefSeq protein was modified relative to this genomic sequence to represent the inferred CDS: inserted 1 base in 1 codon): MRVAGASSSASVFFLCSTXHISAGMTLVLPSYPQASVSLLLLLSVLNMAAGGKLLVVPIDGSHWLSMREVLDELRQKGHEIVVVAPEVSLYIKPTNNFIMKMFPVPYTQEEVDDMFRRTGQNAFAEGSFLERFIKTYQGLKNSSAVFLSTCEQLLYNKELIRYLQESKFDAVFTDPLLPCGQILAEHLSLPSVFYLQQMPCGLEFEATQCPNPPSYVPRIFTDNTDHMNFLQRVENVIFEISNFFLCDFVFQPYAKLASEFLRRDVTVPGLLSKASIWLIKLDFVLHYPRPLMPNMIMVSGVNCAHKKLTQTIDAK, from the exons ATGAGAGTGGCTGGTGCTTCTTCTAG tgcttcagttttcttcctgtgcaGCA CCCACATCTCTGCAGGAATGACCCTGGTACTTCCTTCCTATCCACAAGCCTCAGTGtcgctgcttctgctgctgtctgtgctcaaCATGGCTGCAGGTGGGAAGCTGCTGGTGGTGCCTATAGATGGGAGTCATTGGCTCAGCATGCGGGAAGTGTTGGATGAGCTCAGGCAGAAAGGACATGAAATAGTCGTTGTTGCACCTGAAGTCAGTTTATATATAAAGCCAACAAATAATTTTATCATGAAAATGTTCCCAGTCCCTTACACACAGGAAGAGGTGGATGACATGTTCCGGAGGACTGGTCAGAATGCATTTGCAGAAGGATCATTTCTGGAGagatttattaaaacatatcaAGGGCTGAAAAATAGTTCTGCTGTGTTCCTGTCTACTTGTGAACAATTACTATACAACAAAGAGCTTATCAGATATCTTCAGGAGAGTAAGTTTGACGCTGTCTTTACAGATCCGTTACTACCTTGTGGGCAGATACTGGCTGAGCATCTTTCACTTCCgtctgtattttatttgcagcaAATGCCGTGTGGCTTAGAATTTGAAGCCACTCAATGTCCAAATCCCCCTTCTTACGTCCCCAGGATATTTACAGACAATACAGACCACATGAACTTCCTCCAGCGTGTGGAGAATGTCATCTTTGAAATATCAAATTTTTTTCTATGTGATTTTGTGTTTCAACCATATGCAAAGCTGGCTTCTGAGTTTCTTCGTCGTGATGTGACTGTGCCAGGTCTCTTAAGCAAGGCTTCCATTTGGCTCATTAAATTAGACTTTGTTTTACACTACCCAAGACCGCTGATGCCCAACATGATTATGGTTAGTGGAGTAAATTGTGCCCACAAGAAGCTAACTCAG ACCATTGATGCCAAATGA